One Urechidicola croceus genomic window, TGTTGGTTCGTTTCTTCCTGGATTATCTCCTATTTGAAAATAGGCAATTTCATCCCAGCATTTTTCAATGTTTGGCAATAAATTTCCTTCTTGAATTTGTTGATGATAAATGTCGAATAAAATTTTACATGAAGGGCTATTTACTGCTTTACAAATTTCATATGCTTGCGAACTTTTTGTTAAGAAAAGCCCTGGATGATTATAAAAGTTTAAAGGTTCAAGAACCATTGTAATGTTTTCTTTTTCTAAGATTGCCGATGCCTGTTTTAAAGATTCAATCACATTTGCAGTTTGATATCCCATATCTTGTCTTAAATCAACATGTCCAGGAACAACAGTCATCCATTGAGCATTAACTCGTTTAGCAACTTCAATGGAATTGGCAATATCAGCTAAAAACTCATTTCTTAATGATTCATCTCCACTGGCTAAATTAGGTTTGTTCCAATAAATTTTATGCGCAACGAAAACTCCCATTTGGATATTTTCTTTTGACATACATTTCGCCATATTTTTCTGTTCTTCGATAGGCCGATTTCTCATTTCATTATCTTCAAAGGCAGTAAAACCTTGTTCTGACATAAATTTAAGTTCATCCACAGGATTAGTCCCAGCATGATGTGTAAACATACCTATATGAGGAGCATAGTGTAAATTAAAAGTTGATTTTGCATTACTAGTTGGTTCATAAGTATTCATAGCATGTAATCCTGTTACACCTAGACTTGCGGCTGATGCTAGTACAGTTCCTTTTTTAATAAACGATCGTCTTTCCATAGTTAAAATAATAAATCAGAAGGTATTTCGGTAATAGGTTTTAATTTAATGTCTTTATAATAGATTTCTGCACCTTCAGATTGGAGTTGAAATTTTCCTTTAGATAAAGGTAAGTTTTTACCATCAATTAATTGTCGTGAATTTTCAAGAATCATAGTTACAACTCCATTAACAACATGTACACTAGTGGTTCCAAAAGAATAGAGTTCTAAAGTATTCCAATCTCCTGTTGGATTTTCTGCATCAGGATATTTTTTTACATTTCTATTAACACCATTAGTGCCAAAATGTAATAATTCTCCTGTTTTATTATAAATATATGTACTGTCGGAATTCATAATCGCTCGAACATCAACTTCGGATGCTAGTCCCCAATAATCTCCACAATCTCCTTCTTGAATTTGAAATTCTTGAGATTTCATCCAAAAAAACCAGTCTACTCCATGTTCTCCAGTTGCATGATATAATAATCCACTATCTCGTTTTGATGTGTTTTTGGGAGCATATTTATTTTTTCCCCATTTAAATTGTAGTGACAAATGGTAGTTTTGAAATTCTTCTTTAGTAGAAATACCACCAAATTCAGTTCCAGAAATTTTCATTACATTTTCTCCATCCAATTCGACAACAGAAAATACATTTCGAGGGTCGTTGTTTAAACCAACTCTTGCACCATCAAAATCACCTTTTTTTTCTGAGTAAAGAGGTCCTATATAGGTATCCCAATTTGATAGATTTTTACCATTAAATAAATACGTCCAAGATACTTCTTTAGTTTTTTCATTTTTACAACTCATAAGTAGAGGAAAAACTAATATTAAAAAAGCAATCTTTTTCATTTTTATGAGATGTTAAATTTATTTTCTTTAACCTGTTTTGCAGCATGGTTGGCTGCTCTTGCAGTAATTGCCATATAAGTTAAAGAAGGGTTTTGTGATGCTGACGAAGCCATGCAAGCACCATCAGTGACATATACATTGGGTACAGTATGTATTTGATTATTACCGTTTAAAACAGATGTTTTTGGATCCCTACCCATTCGAGCAGTTCCCATTTCATGAATTCCATTACCTGGAAAGCAAGGTGCTTTGTATCCTTGTACATTTTTAAAACCAGCCTTTTTCAACATTTCTACAGCTTGTTCTTTGGCATGATCACGCATTTTATCTTCATTTTCTTTGAATTCACAATCAAAAGTTACTGTTGGGAGTCCCCATTCATCTAATTTGGAATAATCAAGTTCCATTTTGTTTTCATGATATGGTAATGTTTCTCCAAAACAATTGATTCCTATTCCCCATTGACCTGGTTTTAGTAATTGTTCTTTTAATTGTGCTCCAAAACTCATTTCATTATTTCCGCGTTGCCAACTACTTCTTCCAGCACCGCCTTGCATGCCATAGCCTCGTAAGAATTGATTAGTTTTACTTTTTTCATCAATATTTTGAAAACGAGGAACAAAAAAACCTGCAGGTTTTCTTCCTTTGAAATATTCATCTTCGTGACCTTCAAAAGAAGCTCTTGCTCCAACTTTGAAATGGTGATCCATTAAGTTGTGCCCAAGTTCACCACTATCATTTCCAAGACCATTCGGAAATCTTTTTGATTTTGATTGCATTAATATTGATGTAGATGCAACGGCTGCTGCACAACACATAATAGTTTTGCCCTTAAAAATGAAGTTTTCTTTAGTTTCTGTGTCTATTACCTTAACTCCACTTGCAAGACCTGATTTTTCGTCATAAATTATCTCATGCGCAATTGAATTAGGACGTAAAATCATATTTCCCGTTCTATTTGCTGCTGGAAGAGTCGAAGATAAACTGCTAAAATACCCTCCAAAAGGACAACCTCTTATACATCTATTTCTAAATTGACATTTTGTACGTCCTTCAAAACTAGAATCGTCGCCAGTTAAATTTGCAACACGAGTATTGATAACTTTTCTATCATTATAATTTGCAGCAACTCCATCTTGAAATTCTTGTTCAACACAGTTGAGAGGCATTTCTGGTGTAAAAATACTATCAGGAAGTTGAGGTAAATTTTCAGCCTTACCGCTAATTCCAACAAATTTTTCGACTTTTTCATACCAAGGTTCTAAGTCTTGGTATCTAATAGGCCAATCACATCCGTATCCGTCTTTTGCATTTGCTTCAAAGTCCATTTCACTCCATCGAAAAGACATTCTTGCCCACATCAATGATTTTCCGCCAACATGATAGCCGCGAATCCAATCAAATCGTTTAGTTTCATTATAAGGGTGTTTATTGTCGTTAACGAACCAATGTTTACTTGCTGGATGAATTGTATACCCTGTTCTTGCTTGTTTTTCTTGTTTTTTTAATTCTTCGGCTTTCATTCGGCCTCTGTTCTCAAAGTCCCAATTATCTAAATTAGCGGTATGATAATCTTCTATGTGTTTTACCATTCTACCTCGTTCTAAAACAAGTGTTTTTAGTCCATTCTCGCATAGCTCTTTTGCAGCCCATCCACCAGTAATTCCAGTTCCAATTACTATTGCATCATAGAGAATCGACGGATCTGCATTGGTATTGTAGTCAGTCATAGTTAGTTTAATTATTAGTAGAGAAACATAATTGTTTGTTCAAATATAGGAAATACTTCATGCAAACATTTTAAATATGTATATAAAATTTAGTTAAAAATTGTTAAAAATGTATTTTGCTAGTTTTGGGTATTTAAACTTAGTATTATTTTATCATTTCTATATAAAAAATTGGCAAACGACTTGAGCGAAGGTGTAACAATCTTAGATTCTATATATATTTGTGTTAAATAAAACTATATATAAATAACATTATAATTTAACTATCATGAAAAGAATCATATGTCTTGTCTGCATTTTTTTGTCGACAAATTTATTTGCCCAAAAATTTGAAGAACTAGCCCAAACGCCACCATTAGGTTGGAATAGTTGGAATACTTTTGCAACTGATATTAACGAAGAATTAGTAAAAGGAATTGCTGATGCTTTTGTTAGAGATGGTTATAAAGAAGCAGGATACGAATATATTGTTCTTGATGATGGTTGGATGTCTAGAGAACGAGATGAAAATGGAAATTTAGTTGCTGATCCTGAAAAATTTCCTAGCGGAATGAAAGCATTGGCTGATTATGTTCATTCTAAAGGTTTGAAATTTGGATTGTATAATTGTGCGGGTTCTAAAACATGTGCAGGATATCCTGGGAGTAGAGGTTATGAATATCAAGATGCACGTTTATATGCCTCTTGGGGTATAGATTATTTAAAATATGATTGGTGTAACACATCAAAATTAAATGCAGAAGGTGCTTATATGACTATGAGAGATGCTATTTATGCTGCTGGAAACCCTATGGTATTTAGTATTTGTGAATGGGGAGATAATGATCCGTGGAAATGGGGAAAAGATGTTGGCCATATATGGAGAGTAACAGGAGATATCATTAATTGTTGGGATTGTGAAGTTGGTCATGGTTCTTGGTCTTCTTGGGGAGTTTGGAAAATAATTAATATGAGAAAAGATATCAGAAAAGCATCTGGTCCAGGTCATTTTAATGATTTTGATATGATGGAAGTTGGTAATGGAATGACAGATGCAGAAGATAGAACTCATTTTGCAATGTGGAGTATGCTAGCATCACCACTTATTCTTGGAAATGATATTCGGTCTGCTTCGAAGGAAACAATTAAAACTTTAACCAATAAAGGCGTTATTGCTGTAAATCAAGATAAGTTAGGTATTCAAGGACTAAGATTTACAAATGCTGACGGTTTTGAAATTTGGGTAAAACCATTGACAAATGATGAGTGGGCTATGACCTTTGTAAATATGACTGATACTGTAAAACAAATTGATTTTGATTGGAATCATCATGAAATTGGAGATGATATCAATGGATTAAGATTAGATACCAAAAAGAACACTTATAAAATTAAGGATTTATTCAATAATAAATCGATTGGAACTACAACAAATAATCTAAAATCAACTATAGCTTCTCATGATGTATTAATGATAAGATTGAAAAAGTAAGTTTTCAATTTTCATTAAAACCTTTTTAAGTACTAAAACTGTTGAAACCCTTGTGATTAATGTATTTGCAAGGGTTTTTTCTATAAAGTGATTTTTTAAATTTTTAATGAATCATTACCATAACTTATGATATTTAATTAAAATGATATTTTTTGATGTAATTTTCTGATTTATAGGCGTATACTTTCCTGTTTTACGAAAACGTTTTCGTAGAATTTATTAGCAAGTTTTCAGATTTTATATTTTATATTGGTACTCTAAAAATTAACTAAAATTTAACTTATCTAGTAAATAAGTTGAATTATTTAACTAAAATTTAATTAATCTAAATTAACTAAGTATGAAGAACAATTTACTTAAAAAAATGTTTTTTGTAGCAATAATGCTGGCTAGTAGCTTCATTTTTGCTCAAACAGTAACTGGAACGGTCTCGGACAGTAGTGGCCCACTTCCAGGAGCGAACGTTGTGGTTAAGGGAACTACAAACGGAACAACAGCCGATTTTGATGGAAATTACTCTATAAGTAATGTGCCAGAAGATGGAGTGCTACTTGTAAGTTTTGTTGGGTATGCTACTAAAGAAATTAGTGTAGCAGGTCAGGCAGTAATCAATGTAATTTTAGAAGCAGACAATGAACTAGATGAAGTTGTAGTGTTAGGTTATTCTTCTCAAACTAGAGGAGATGTAACTGGTGCAGTATCATCGGTTAATATGGGTGATGCAATAAAGGCACCAATTGTTAATGCAGCAGAAGCTCTAGATGGTAGAGTAACTGGTGTTACTGTTGTAAATAGCGGTTCACCAGGAGGTACACCAAGAATTAACATTCGTGGTTTTGGAACAAGTAATAATACTAATCCGTTGTATATAATTGATGGTGTTCAAACTGACGATCCTAATATATTAAACAATATCAATCCATCTGATATTGATCAGATGAATGTATTAAAAGATGGTGCAGCTGCTATTTATGGTGCAAGAGCGTCCAATGGTGTTGTGATTATCTCAACTAAAAGTGGTGGATATAATATGGATAAGGCTGAATTTTCAATTGATATGTATTCAGGTTTTTCTGAAATTACTAATGTTCCTAAAATGCTAAATGCCGAGCAACATTCTCAAATGTTATTTCAAAGTTTAGTGAATGATGGAGCTAATGTGGCAGATGGTTCTTTATCTCATGGTCAATACGATCCAAATGGTACAGGTACCTTTACAGTGCCTTCATCAATTGTAGGTTATACTAGAGTTGAAACATATAATCCATCTATATCATTCTATCCAGCTGGAGTATTAAGTGCGGCAGTTAATCCGGGAGGAACTAATTGGATAGATGAATTAACTAGAAGTGCATCAACATCAAATGTGTCATTTTCATTAAGAAATGGAACTGAATCAGGAAAATACTTTATGTCAATTTCTTATCTAGATAGGCAAGGTATATTATTAAATACTGGTTTTGAGCGTTTGAGCACTAGATTGAATTCAGAATTTAAAATTGCAGAAAAATTAAAAATAGGAGAGCATATTAATTTATCTTTTTCTGATACAAAAACAGGAAATGCTGAAGCAATTGAAGGAGCTTTGAGGATGACTCCTTTATTACCAGTTAGGGATAATGATGGGCAATTTGCCGGTGTTGCAGGACCAAGTTTAGGTAATACTAGAAATCCTGTAGCTCAAAATTATAGAACTAGAAATGACTATAATAAGAGATTTGCAATTTTTGGAGATGTTTATATGTCGTATGACATATTAGATGAATTAACTTTCAAAACAACACTTGCAGGAGGGATGAGTGCTTTTGATGGTAGATATTTTACAGAACTAGATCCAGAACATGGAGAGCCAATTTCTACAAATACATTGCAAGAAATGGATCAATCTGCATATAATTGGAGTTGGAGTAACGTTGTGAATTTTGATAAATCATTTGGAGAACATGATTTAAATGTCTTAGTAGGTGTTGAAGCTTTAAAAGACGGTGGTAAAGGAAAAGATGTTTCTCGTACAGGATATTTATTTGAAGACCCTAATTATTATTTATTAAGTAATGGGTCTGGGGCTATTGCTATTGATGGAGATGATACATATGATTTTTATAATACATTGTTTTCAATATTCGGAACAGCAAACTATTCATTTCAAGATAAATATTTCTTAACAGCAACAGTTCGTCGTGATGAATCTTCACGTTTCTTAGGTGAAAATAAGAGTGATATTTTCCCTTCATTTAGTGCCGGATGGGACTTAAGTAATGAAGATTTTTATCCAGAAGATGCTTTTGTTAATAGATTGAAAATTAGAGGTTCTTGGGGTGAGTTAGGTAATCAAACACTACCTGCAAGTAACCCAACAATTAATATTTCAAATGTTAGCGAATCTACTGGAGGATATTCATTTACTGGAGGTTCTTCAGGTATTGCAACAGGAGCAATTTTAAATCAAGTTGGTAATCCTGACTTGAAATGGGAAACAAGTGTTACTACCAATTTTGGTGTTGATTTAGGAATGCTTAACAATAGATTAACAGTTTCTGCAGAAGTGTTTAGTATCAAAACGAAAGATTTAATTACTAGAGATTTTAGTTTAATTAGCACAACAGCAATTGATGCAAATCCACCTTTAGTAAATTTAGGTGATATTCAAAATAAAGGATTTGATTTAGCAATTGGATATAGTGATCAAACTGAATCAGGTTGGTCTTATGGTATTAGTGCCAATATTTCTCATTATAAAAATGAAGTTTTAAAATTAATTAATGGCGCACCAGTTAGTGGAAGAACTAATGATTTGAGAGGTCAAACACCTACTAGAACTGAAGAAGGTGAGCCAATCTCATTTTTCTATGGTCGTAATGTAATAGGGTTTACTGATACTGGTAGATTTGCTTACGAAGATGTAGATGGAGATGGAGATACTGATGACGATGATAGAACTAAATTAGGTTCTCCACATCCAGATTTTACTTATGGAATTAATTTGAATACAAGTTATAAATCTTTTGACGCATCTTTATTTTTCACAGGGTCACAAGGAAATGATATTTATAATTTCAATAAATTTTACACAGATTTTCCAGCATTCGTAAACGGAAATAGAAGTGTAAGAGTTTTAGATTCTTGGACACCAACTAACACAGATGCAACTTTACCTGCATTATCAGGAGCAATAACAAATAATGAAGGAGATCCAAATTCGTATTATGTTGAAGATGGTTCGTTCCTTAAATTGAAAAATGTTCAATTAGGATATACATTACCTACAGCAGTTACAGACAAATTAAGTATGAGTTCTTTACGTTTTTATGTACAGGCTTCAAATTTATTTACAATTACCAAATATGAAGGATTTGATCCAGAAATAATTTCTCAAGATAACTTAAGTTTAGGTATAGATAACAGAGTTTACCCAATCTCAAGAATATTTTCATTGGGAGCTAACATTAAATTTTAATTAAAATGAAAAAAAGAATAATATATTTCGCATTGCTAATTGGTTTATTAGCATGCTCGGATGATTTTACTGAGTCTCCTGCAGTTGGAGCACTTAGTGATAGTGCACTTCAAAATGCAGTTGGTGTTGATTTGATGTTAACAGGAGCATATTCTGTTCTTGATGGTACTAGAGCTAATGGTTTTGGAGAAGGTTGGGCAACATCAGGAGACAATTGGATTATGGATGTAATGTCGGATGATGCACACAAAGGAAGTACAGATGGTGATCAGCCTGAGTTATTTAATTTAGAGACTATGAGTTGGTCAACAGGTAGCTCATATTTTCTTGGAAAATGGGGTGTTGTATTTGCAGGAGTTAATAGAGCAAATGCAGTTATTGCCTTAATTAATAGTATCGAAGAAGGCGATTTTTCAGCACAATTGGCTGAGGCTCGCTTTTTAAGAGGACATTATAATTTTGAATTGCAGAAAATGTGGGGAAATGTTCCATATATTTCTGATGAAAATTATGCGAATACAGAATTTAATCAACCAAATCCAGGTCCAATCTGGGATCAGATTGAAGCAGATTTTGATTATGCTATGAATAATTTACCAACAACACAAGATTTTCCTGGTAGACCAACTTCATGGGCAGCAAAAGCATTTTTAGGAAAAGCACATTTACATCAATCAGAATGGGATGATGCATTTACCTTATTAAATGATGTTGTAGCAAATGGACCATATGATTTAATGGCAGATTATGTAGATAATTTTCGCTTAGCAGGAGATAATAGTGTTGAGTCAATCTTTTCTATACAATTTGCAGCTGATGATGGGCAATCATATAATGGTAATGCTCAAGGAGCGTTAAACTTTCCTAATCCAGGACCTTTCGGTTCTTGTTGTGGATTTTACCAGCCAACTCAAGATTTGTTAAATGCATTTCAAACAGATGGTAGCGGTTTACCATTGCTAGATACATATAACCAAACAGATGTTAATAGCGATTTTGCAATTGATTCAAGTTCGCCATTTACACCATTTGACGGTCCTTTAGATCCTAGAGCAGATTATACAGTAGGAAGAAGAGGTATTGATTATAACGGTTATGGTGAGCATATTGGTAACGATTGGATTCGTGCTGAGTATACTGATATTTCAGGGTCATATTTACCAAAAAAGAATGTTTATTGGGAAGGTGAGGCTGATAATCAAGCAACTGGTGCTTGGGGGCAACAACTATCAGGTGTAAACTACCATATTATGAGATTTGCTGACGTATTATTAATGGCAGCAGAAGCTGCTGTTGAAAAATCAAGTCCAAATTTACCTTTGGCTATGGATTATGTAAATAGAGTAAGAGATAGAGCCAAAAACTCAAATTATATGCAAGCAGTAGATGGTTCTGGTGATGCTGCAAATTATGTAATTGATACATATACATCTTTTGCTGATCAGGCGTTTGCAAGAAAAGCAGTACGTTTTGAACGTCGTGTAGAATTAGGTATGGAAGGTCATAGGTTATTTGATTTAAGAAGATGGGGTAATTATGTTGATGTTATGACAGAGTATAATACCAATGAAGCAAGAACAATTCCGCCTTTTGGAACAAAAGCAGGATCATATTCTGCAACTAATTTATTATTCCCAATTCCAATTAATGCAATTGATCAAAGTGGAGGAGTTCTAACTCAAAACCCAGGTTTTTAATAGTAACTATAAATTTAATGAAAAAACAGCGTGGTTAACACGCTGTTTTTTTTGTTTACAATTTTTTTTTACACTAAAAAAAATGTAGTTTTAAAACTTCTTAATCCTAATTATCTATAACTATCTAATGAAAAAAGAAATAATAATTTTACTACTTTCTATTGTACTTGTCAGTTGTTCAAAAAACAATGATAGCAATAAGAAAAATGACCATAAGATTTTTGAAAGTTTAAGTCATTTGAAAACAAAAATTGATTTTCAAAACCTTCTAAATGAAAATGATTCGTTAAACTATATGAATTACGCCTACATGTATATGGGTGGAGGAATTTCAGTAGGAGATATAAATAATGACGGTTTAAAAGATGTTTATTTTACTGGTAATATGGTTTCAAATAAATTGTACTTAAATAAGGGTAATTTAGAATTTGAAGATATTACCGAAAGTGCTGGAGTGGGAGGTGATAATAGATGGTATACTGGTGCAACAATGGCCGATGTTAACGGTGATGGTTTTTTAGATATTTATTGTTCGGTTAGTGGAAAGTTTAAGCCAAAGGTAAACCAACTATTTATTAATAATGGTGATGGTACATTTCTTGAAAAAGCCGAAGAATACGGATTAGATGATATTAGTAGTAGTGTTCAAGGAACTTTTTTTGACTATGATAAAGATGGAGATTTAGATTTATATGTTGCTAATTATCCACCAATGCCTTTTAATGCGCCAGAATTTTCTTACAAATTTAGAATGGCAAATTTAAAGCATGAAGAGTCAGATCATTTATACAGAAATGATGGTGGTAAATTTACAGATGTAAGTTTAGCATCAGGGATTAAAAATTTTGGATTGTCATTAAGTGCTACAATTGGAGATTTAAATAATGATTCTTGGCCAGATATTTATGTTTCTAATGATTTTATGTCGCCAGATTATATGTTTATAAATAACCACGATGGTACTTTTAAAGAAGTAATAAAACAAGCAACATCTCATACTGCTTTTTATGGTATGGGAGTTGATATTTCTGATATTAACAATGATGGAAATTTAGATATTTTTCAAGTCGATATGGATGCCAAAACCAATCGCCGTA contains:
- a CDS encoding RagB/SusD family nutrient uptake outer membrane protein; its protein translation is MKKRIIYFALLIGLLACSDDFTESPAVGALSDSALQNAVGVDLMLTGAYSVLDGTRANGFGEGWATSGDNWIMDVMSDDAHKGSTDGDQPELFNLETMSWSTGSSYFLGKWGVVFAGVNRANAVIALINSIEEGDFSAQLAEARFLRGHYNFELQKMWGNVPYISDENYANTEFNQPNPGPIWDQIEADFDYAMNNLPTTQDFPGRPTSWAAKAFLGKAHLHQSEWDDAFTLLNDVVANGPYDLMADYVDNFRLAGDNSVESIFSIQFAADDGQSYNGNAQGALNFPNPGPFGSCCGFYQPTQDLLNAFQTDGSGLPLLDTYNQTDVNSDFAIDSSSPFTPFDGPLDPRADYTVGRRGIDYNGYGEHIGNDWIRAEYTDISGSYLPKKNVYWEGEADNQATGAWGQQLSGVNYHIMRFADVLLMAAEAAVEKSSPNLPLAMDYVNRVRDRAKNSNYMQAVDGSGDAANYVIDTYTSFADQAFARKAVRFERRVELGMEGHRLFDLRRWGNYVDVMTEYNTNEARTIPPFGTKAGSYSATNLLFPIPINAIDQSGGVLTQNPGF
- a CDS encoding 3-keto-disaccharide hydrolase; translation: MKKIAFLILVFPLLMSCKNEKTKEVSWTYLFNGKNLSNWDTYIGPLYSEKKGDFDGARVGLNNDPRNVFSVVELDGENVMKISGTEFGGISTKEEFQNYHLSLQFKWGKNKYAPKNTSKRDSGLLYHATGEHGVDWFFWMKSQEFQIQEGDCGDYWGLASEVDVRAIMNSDSTYIYNKTGELLHFGTNGVNRNVKKYPDAENPTGDWNTLELYSFGTTSVHVVNGVVTMILENSRQLIDGKNLPLSKGKFQLQSEGAEIYYKDIKLKPITEIPSDLLF
- a CDS encoding SusC/RagA family TonB-linked outer membrane protein; translated protein: MKNNLLKKMFFVAIMLASSFIFAQTVTGTVSDSSGPLPGANVVVKGTTNGTTADFDGNYSISNVPEDGVLLVSFVGYATKEISVAGQAVINVILEADNELDEVVVLGYSSQTRGDVTGAVSSVNMGDAIKAPIVNAAEALDGRVTGVTVVNSGSPGGTPRINIRGFGTSNNTNPLYIIDGVQTDDPNILNNINPSDIDQMNVLKDGAAAIYGARASNGVVIISTKSGGYNMDKAEFSIDMYSGFSEITNVPKMLNAEQHSQMLFQSLVNDGANVADGSLSHGQYDPNGTGTFTVPSSIVGYTRVETYNPSISFYPAGVLSAAVNPGGTNWIDELTRSASTSNVSFSLRNGTESGKYFMSISYLDRQGILLNTGFERLSTRLNSEFKIAEKLKIGEHINLSFSDTKTGNAEAIEGALRMTPLLPVRDNDGQFAGVAGPSLGNTRNPVAQNYRTRNDYNKRFAIFGDVYMSYDILDELTFKTTLAGGMSAFDGRYFTELDPEHGEPISTNTLQEMDQSAYNWSWSNVVNFDKSFGEHDLNVLVGVEALKDGGKGKDVSRTGYLFEDPNYYLLSNGSGAIAIDGDDTYDFYNTLFSIFGTANYSFQDKYFLTATVRRDESSRFLGENKSDIFPSFSAGWDLSNEDFYPEDAFVNRLKIRGSWGELGNQTLPASNPTINISNVSESTGGYSFTGGSSGIATGAILNQVGNPDLKWETSVTTNFGVDLGMLNNRLTVSAEVFSIKTKDLITRDFSLISTTAIDANPPLVNLGDIQNKGFDLAIGYSDQTESGWSYGISANISHYKNEVLKLINGAPVSGRTNDLRGQTPTRTEEGEPISFFYGRNVIGFTDTGRFAYEDVDGDGDTDDDDRTKLGSPHPDFTYGINLNTSYKSFDASLFFTGSQGNDIYNFNKFYTDFPAFVNGNRSVRVLDSWTPTNTDATLPALSGAITNNEGDPNSYYVEDGSFLKLKNVQLGYTLPTAVTDKLSMSSLRFYVQASNLFTITKYEGFDPEIISQDNLSLGIDNRVYPISRIFSLGANIKF
- a CDS encoding hydroxypyruvate isomerase family protein; its protein translation is MERRSFIKKGTVLASAASLGVTGLHAMNTYEPTSNAKSTFNLHYAPHIGMFTHHAGTNPVDELKFMSEQGFTAFEDNEMRNRPIEEQKNMAKCMSKENIQMGVFVAHKIYWNKPNLASGDESLRNEFLADIANSIEVAKRVNAQWMTVVPGHVDLRQDMGYQTANVIESLKQASAILEKENITMVLEPLNFYNHPGLFLTKSSQAYEICKAVNSPSCKILFDIYHQQIQEGNLLPNIEKCWDEIAYFQIGDNPGRNEPTTGEINYKNIFKHIYSKGYSGILGMEHGNSKEGKQGELAVINAYKESDNFLI
- a CDS encoding GMC oxidoreductase, producing MTDYNTNADPSILYDAIVIGTGITGGWAAKELCENGLKTLVLERGRMVKHIEDYHTANLDNWDFENRGRMKAEELKKQEKQARTGYTIHPASKHWFVNDNKHPYNETKRFDWIRGYHVGGKSLMWARMSFRWSEMDFEANAKDGYGCDWPIRYQDLEPWYEKVEKFVGISGKAENLPQLPDSIFTPEMPLNCVEQEFQDGVAANYNDRKVINTRVANLTGDDSSFEGRTKCQFRNRCIRGCPFGGYFSSLSSTLPAANRTGNMILRPNSIAHEIIYDEKSGLASGVKVIDTETKENFIFKGKTIMCCAAAVASTSILMQSKSKRFPNGLGNDSGELGHNLMDHHFKVGARASFEGHEDEYFKGRKPAGFFVPRFQNIDEKSKTNQFLRGYGMQGGAGRSSWQRGNNEMSFGAQLKEQLLKPGQWGIGINCFGETLPYHENKMELDYSKLDEWGLPTVTFDCEFKENEDKMRDHAKEQAVEMLKKAGFKNVQGYKAPCFPGNGIHEMGTARMGRDPKTSVLNGNNQIHTVPNVYVTDGACMASSASQNPSLTYMAITARAANHAAKQVKENKFNIS
- a CDS encoding glycoside hydrolase family 27 protein, producing MKRIICLVCIFLSTNLFAQKFEELAQTPPLGWNSWNTFATDINEELVKGIADAFVRDGYKEAGYEYIVLDDGWMSRERDENGNLVADPEKFPSGMKALADYVHSKGLKFGLYNCAGSKTCAGYPGSRGYEYQDARLYASWGIDYLKYDWCNTSKLNAEGAYMTMRDAIYAAGNPMVFSICEWGDNDPWKWGKDVGHIWRVTGDIINCWDCEVGHGSWSSWGVWKIINMRKDIRKASGPGHFNDFDMMEVGNGMTDAEDRTHFAMWSMLASPLILGNDIRSASKETIKTLTNKGVIAVNQDKLGIQGLRFTNADGFEIWVKPLTNDEWAMTFVNMTDTVKQIDFDWNHHEIGDDINGLRLDTKKNTYKIKDLFNNKSIGTTTNNLKSTIASHDVLMIRLKK